Proteins encoded within one genomic window of Gadus macrocephalus chromosome 18, ASM3116895v1:
- the zgc:194990 gene encoding butyrophilin subfamily 3 member A1 — translation MMKDCLQFLVEPAKKLKIRLKETRKRVRNDRKEPLVESQLFIMELARELNKMCQRSHVLSHIWTFEDSWPASVCRDFIVEWAAVIEKRVQPRLIQTESQAERTEKRDWKGHLLCMLEAGGEYEMAPHKRVILDWVLDVRSRPEASIWPGEPVLMMLDDLEFQWKRGRLPNLLPAMELIMLALLNAQSPEKEDVTKQWLVRKQRTQRIDAARYIPHSVWNWICEAAEDVLLDPDTANGDLLISDDAKRMRCGVEGGDAPCCARRFDGWRCAAARRGYASGRRYWEVEVGDRDWRLGVAKARAPRKGYRALNADSGYLTLRLERGSELKALTVPATPLAPGLAPPRRVGVYLDYEQGQLSFYDAQRRAHLYTYNERFTEELTPVFGTAEAMKDLVIRPAAVRGPCLCPGPCLWN, via the exons ATGATGAAGGACTGCCTGCAGTTCCTCGTTGAACCCGCTAAAAAGCTGAAGATTCGCCTCAAG GAAACTCGGAAGAGAGTCCGGAATGACAGGAAGGAACCTCTGGTGGAAAGTCAGCTGTTTATTATGGAACTGGCTCGGGAGCTGAATAAAATGTGCCAG AGGTCCCACGTCCTCAGCCACATCTGGACCTTCGAGGACAGCTGGCCTGCCAGCGTGTGTCGGGACTTCATCGTGGAGTGGGCCGCCGTGATCGAGAAGAGGGTGCAG CCCCGGCTGATCCAGACGGAGAGCCAGGCCGAGAGGACGGAGAAGAGGGACTGGAAAGGCCACCTGCTGTGCATGCTGGAGGCCGGGGGGGAGTACGAAATGGCGCCCCACAAGAGAGTCATCCTGGACTGGGTACTGGACGTCAGGAGCCGGCCGGAG gcgtCTATCTGGCCGGGGGAGCCTGTGCTGATGATGCTGGATGACCTGGAGTTCCAGTGGAAGAGGGGCCGTCTGCCTAATCTGCTCCCAGCCATGGAGCTCATCATGCTGGCCTTGCTCAACGCCCAGAGTCCTGAAAAG gaGGACGTAACCAAACAGTGGCTGGTGAGGAAGCAGCGAACCCAGAGGATCG ATGCTGCTCGCTACATCCCACACAGCG TGTGGAATTGGATCTGCGAGGCGGCAG aggacgtCCTCCTGGACCCCGACACGGCCAACGGCGACCTGCTGATCTCCGACGACGCCAAGCGCATGCGCTGCGGCGTGGAGGGCGGCGACGCCCCCTGCTGCGCCCGCCGCTTCGACGGCTGGCGCTGCGCCGCCGCGCGCCGCGGCTACGCCTCCGGGCGCCGCtactgggaggtggaggtgggcgaCCGCGACTGGCGCCTGGGCGTGGCCAAGGCCCGGGCGCCGCGCAAGGGCTACCGCGCGCTCAACGCCGACTCGGGCTACCTGACGCTGCGGCTGGAGCGCGGCAGCGAGCTGAAGGCGCTGACGGTGCCGGCCACGCCCCTGGCGCCCGGCCTGGCGCCGCCCCGCCGGGTGGGCGTGTACCTGGACTACGAGCAGGGCCAGCTGTCCTTCTACGACGCCCAGCGGCGCGCTCATCTGTACACGTACAACGAGAGGTTCACCGAGGAGCTCACCCCCGTGTTCGGCACGGCGGAGGCCATGAAGGACCTGGTGATCCGGCCTGCTGCCGTCAGGGGCCCCTGCCTCTGTCCCGGGCCCTGCCTGTGGAACTga
- the LOC132446873 gene encoding zinc finger protein 418-like: MEEYSSEVNGAPLSLSCLRLLVPPIRLISAAVWQTVKQKAVLDYGMLEEFVYMVTDMVPHLLKARQRAELIFGLRARLILELCRSEETSDAKIIQPHLDRMQHLLSMWDVEVHNAGVEISDSHFLGLVQSLLRDPAERDRFFKDVFPEEFGPMYDKAIQTLMWQFLSRLEELLPVQTVQQVASLLADSSAVLQDSMESVFHLQELKPLLESQKDVNVLEDGDSSCDTCILPALFLPPVGRPVVAAELTEPMAEGALVYTVDAGLGVEVVETEETEGTEGTDIYIGESGSEVAPAAGEQWFALGAEETATGPADEVAPGLDAAVAVPAEVTVEMEAETEEGRQRQEVEAETEAGADVPLGECLKSSTLECFVLLQRLNAEGGSPTRPVRRNRGLKMKMYLEERRRGGQAPTESDAVDKTDYLPPPQQQRRANGPTEKPAFRCTACSKEYRRAASLLRHKCANRSPSEDGPGTSLKEEEEEEGALGKEASADGENQEQAPVSPGGAGQGSVFSCPHCSVEFKCKQTFRCHLRNICYSGQLVDPEGPGGGNGAKRCFPCDECSKAFRYKSTLDSHKHTHNPLYCDVCAKLVRDAEALAMHKASHTPFQCNLCADNFRVFKELHKHYVDAHSPRVPFDCGHCGAGCGSLKRLIRHEWKHTGHQPFQCPHCPKRFRSYSDLQEHQKKHTKAYPFLCWECGKKFRHNVTLTRHVQREHRPGQDPAEKARPPGFVCTHCSKSFTARRCLLRHVDFYHMGLGHPCSHCGKGFSGKDALVRHMLIHTGEKPYKCDDCDKCFRSASERKVHGRYHTGERPFRCKVCLKGFVQSCFLTLHMRTHTGERPYPCSACPKAFSSLHGLKRHKRLVHA; this comes from the exons ATGGAAGAATATAGTTCTGAAGTCAATG GtgcgcctctctccctctcctgtctaCGTCTGCTGGTTCCGCCAATCCGACTGATCTCGGCGGCCGTCTGGCAGACAGTGAAGCAGAAGGCGGTGCTGGATTATGGGATGCTGGAGGAGTTTGTTTACATGGTCACTGATATGGTGCCCCATCTCCTGAAGGCGAGACAGAGGGCCGAACTGATCTTCGGCCTACGAGCACGG CTGATTCTGGAGCTTTGTCGCTCGGAGGAAACTTCAGACGCTAAGATCATTCAGCCCCATCTAGACCGGATGCAGCATCTTCTGTCCATGTGGGATGTAGAG GTTCATAATGCCGGTGTGGAAATATCAGATTCCCATTTCCTGGGTCTTGTGCAAAGTCTCCTCAGAGATCCTGCTGAGCGAGATAGGTTTTTCAAG GATGTTTTCCCAGAGGAATTTGGCCCGATGTATGACAAAGCGATACAAACACTGATGTGGCAGTTCCTCTCCAGACTGGAGGAACTGCTTCCCGTCCAAACGGTACAACAG GTTGCGTCCCTGCTCGCTGATTCCTCAGCGGTTCTTCAGGACAGCATGGAGTCTGTGTTTCATCTGCAGGAGCTCAAACCCTTGCTGGAAAGCCAAAAAGATGTCAATGTGCTGGAGGACGGcg ACTCCTCGTGCGACACGTGCATTCTGCCCGCGCTGTTCCTCCCCCCCGTGGGGCGGCCGGTGGTCGCCGCTGAGCTGACGGAGCCGATGGCCGAGGGGGCCCTGGTCTACACGGTGGACGCCggcctgggggtggaggtggtggagacggaggagacggaggggacGGAGGGGACGGACATCTACATCGGGGAGAGCGGGAGCGAGGTGGCGCCGGCGGCGGGAGAGCAGTGGTTCGCTCTGGGCGCGGAGGAGACGGCGACGGGGCCGGCGGACGAGGTGGCGCCTGGCCTCGACGCGGCGGTGGCGGTCCCGGCAGAGGTCACGGTGGAGATGGAGgcggagacggaggaggggcGGCAGCGCCAGGAAGTGGAAGCGGAAACTGAGGCCGGCGCCGACGTCCCGCTCGGCGAGTGTCTCAAATCGTCCACGCTGGAGTGCTTCGTGCTGCTGCAGAGGCTCAACGCCGAGGGGGGCTCGCCGACGCGGCCGGTGAGACGCAACCGCGGCCTCAAGATGAAGATGTACCTGGAGGAGCGGCGGCGGGGCGGCCAAGCGCCGACGGAGAGCGACGCGGTCGACAAAACCGACTAcctgccgccgccgcagcaACAACGACGCGCGAACGGGCCCACCGAGAAACCCGCCTTCCGTTGTACGGCCTGCAGCAAGGAGTACCGGAGAGCCGCGTCGCTGCTCCGGCACAAGTGTGCGAACCGGAGCCCCTCCGAGGACGGGCCGGGCACGTCgttgaaggaagaggaggaggaggaaggcgcCCTGGGGAAAGAGGCGTCCGCCGACGGGGAGAACCAGGAGCAGGCCCCCGTCAGCCCTGGGGGCGCCGGCCAGGGGTCCGTGTTCTCCTGCCCCCACTGCAGCGTGGAGTTCAAGTGCAAGCAGACGTTCCGCTGCCACCTGAGAAACATCTGCTACAGCGGGCAGCTGGTGGACCCCgaggggcccggcggcggcaaCGGCGCCAAGCGCTGCTTCCCCTGCGACGAGTGCAGCAAGGCCTTCCGCTACAAGTCGACGCTGGActcgcacaagcacacgcacaaccCGCTGTACTGCGACGTGTGCGCCAAGCTGGTGCGCGACGCCGAGGCGCTGGCCATGCACAAGGCGTCGCACACGCCCTTCCAGTGCAACCTGTGCGCCGACAACTTCCGCGTGTTCAAGGAGCTGCACAAGCACTACGTGGACGCGCACAGCCCCCGCGTGCCCTTCGACTGCGGCCactgcggcgccggctgcggCAGCCTGAAGCGGCTGATCCGCCACGAGTGGAAGCACACGGGCCACCAGCCCTTCCAGTGCCCGCACTGCCCCAAGCGCTTCCGCTCCTACTCGGACCTGCAGGAGCACCAGAAGAAGCACACCAAGGCCTACCCCTTCCTGTGCTGGGAGTGCGGCAAGAAGTTCCGCCACAACGTCACGCTGACGCGCCACGTGCAGCGCGAGCACCGGCCGGGCCAGGACCCCGCCGAGAAGGCGCGGCCGCCCGGCTTCGTGTGCACCCACTGCAGCAAGAGCTTCACGGCGCGGCGCTGCCTCCTGCGCCACGTGGACTTCTACCACATGGGGCTGGGCCACCCGTGCTCCCACTGCGGGAAGGGCTTCTCGGGGAAGGACGCGCTGGTGCGCCACATGCTGatccacaccggggagaagccgtaCAAGTGCGACGACTGCGACAAGTGCTTCCGCTCGGCGTCGGAGCGCAAGGTGCACGGCCGCTACCACACGGGCGAGCGTCCGTTCCGGTGCAAGGTGTGCCTGAAGGGCTTCGTGCAGTCGTGCTTCCTGACGctgcacatgcgcacgcacacgggCGAGCGGCCGTACCCGTGCTCGGCCTGCCCCAAGGCCTTCTCCAGCCTCCACGGCCTGAAGAGACACAAGAGGCTGGTGCACGCGTAA